The Lolium rigidum isolate FL_2022 chromosome 1, APGP_CSIRO_Lrig_0.1, whole genome shotgun sequence region TCAGGGTTGAAAGTACTTATAGTGATCTTTAATATGGACATCAATGGTGGTTTCAAAGAAGTACTAGTGAGGCTTTGGGTGGCTCTCAGCGCAGCCATGTCTTAAAAGATCAAGGACAACAAATACCAAAATTGCCAAAATTACAAATCTGTATACAATATTAATCTAAATAACAAAGACAGGATCCAGTTTCAGATTGAAATGCAGAACAAATAATTATTAAACAATAGATAAAGCAGCACATGAAGTTCGAGTGTCTGGAAGAAATTTGAATATGATTTTAATCTTCATAATAGAAAACATAAATTGAGAAGGAACCGACCATTGTACAACGTAACTACTATCACATGCTGAGGTAGCAAAACAAAATACAGAACAAACAACTGTTCATTATGCAGATTCCCTAAATGTAATTTTCTTACAAAATTGTGTTCTAGAAGTTTTTTTCATCTTTCCAGCTTTAGCATGGGAATAACAActtaaaacaatttgataatgtggAACGTTTCCTTTTATTTGCAGTTTCTACTTTGGAGTTTTTGTATTCACTAATATGAATATAAAAATGTATACGAGTACATCCACTACTACAAATGTTCCTTAATGTAGAAAGCACAACGTGTGACTTTTGGGCTTCATGAAAGTGCCATATTGCTGCTTTATATTTTGTAGTAATAACTCTGTTAGTTCAGTCCTCAAGTCAAAATGTTCAATCattcataaacaaaacaaaaaaaaaagtagaatTGTTTTACAACATAAAATAGTACACAGAAGAAAGAAAACTAAAACATTCACAGAAAATTTcaaattgtatctctctttttaCACCAATTTAATTTATACTATTCAATTTCATATTATGGTAGATATTTGGATTTCCTTTTCCTGTAATGTATTTGACACCCCAAAATGGTAGCATCTAGTAGGTGGCCAGTGTCACAATACAATAATACTTTCACTACATAGCCAGAATACAATTAGCTACAAAGATAATAAGTGATACTGTACTCACAAGTTCCTGTCTAATTTTATGGTTCTGTTGAATTGCAGAGTTCTTTTCTTCGGTCAACTTGGAGATCAAAGCTCCAGCCTGAAGAAAAAACTTGAGAACATAAGATATTGTATACCACTAGATATTGAATAGCATTGCCATTacccaaaaagaaaaaagaaataaagaagAGCTAAACCACAGGAAGAGGCAACAAAATAGCACGACACTTCGTCATAATACAAGATGCCAGTTATCAGGTAAAAATATACCATAGAAGGCAACTTTTTTAGGTAGATAAAGAAAACTATGACCTAACCAAATCACCGATGAGCTTATTATGAAGTCACATCGTACAGAGAATGATAGTAGCTGACCTCTAAAGATTTTTCTTGAGGCTCAATGCGCTCTCGCAGTGCCTGCAATGATTACAGATTCAAGTAAATTCCCCTGTCAGTGAGAGAAAAACTGCTAAAATTATGGGTGTAAGTTCCACAAGCATGAAACTCACTCTAGTGAATCCCCCAGCAGGACCATCTCCATTTTCTGATTCACCCCTAGACGGGGAACCTTCTTCAGATTCTTCAGGAACCGGAGATGGTGGCTGTGGAGGAGAGACATAGGTGACTCGCAATTTCACCTCTTCAACCTTATTCCCAGATTCTTTTGTAAACTGCCAAGCCATCAAACACCACAATCAAACAATTCAATGAAGGTGTACCACCAAAGTTAATTGAGAAAAAGTACTGAAACATAGAATTTTCAGCTCCATAATTAATCCATCAACTGATGGCTTGACTCACATATGTTATGCCTCATTTGATTCATAAAGAAACATATTAAGAGAGAAACATTACCATCTCTCCCGTGACATCCTTGACATTTATGCCAGAGGGCGCGATGACACTCTGGACTAGGAACTTATCTTTGCACTGCATGTCAGGCGGGTTCTCCCGCTGTGCTTGCATTGTCACTGCAACAATACAGATACACACACATGTCACAAAAAGTGGATGAGTTGATCCTATCAAGAAAACCAGTAGAGCAAAGTCTAGAAGTCACAAACCAACAACATCGCAGGTTGATCGTGGCAACACAACCCCTGTATTGGGCCGCACCGAGTACTTCTTTGGGCTCGTAGTTTTAACCTGAAACAACAAAGAGAACAGGAAATATAAATCACAAAACAACATCTTTGAATCCAGATCTCTGGTCAATATAGTGATTTCAGTATCTTGAGGCAATTACACACCAGATGGTTTCACTTTTAACCGATCGAATGGCAAGTAAAACAACGAAATAACTTAGTTAAGAAAAGTGCAATTTCGAATAAAACTATCCCAAGAGTTACAGCAGTGGTCGCATGTTGACAGAAATTAACCATTTCATACAAATGATGATTAGGATGCACTAGTTGGTATAGTACCATATGCCCACAGCACAATCCCCTCCAAGGTGCATGCCATCAGTTCTAGAGTTTAGACAATCAAGTAACAGAGAATTGTACATCAAACCATATGGGAACACAGCCGCACATAAAGAAACAGTTCAAAACTTGTCTAAGCTAGATAAACCAGCGAACACAAATAAGATTTCAAATTCCAACAGGCACATAAACATTCAGTTATTAGGCATGGCGACATGGAGCATCTAGATCACATTTTTCAATCACTATCAAGTCAAATCCTCGTATCACGGAATCAAAATTTCGATGAGTAACACCTGTGGCATATAGATGCATGATATACCACATCGAAACGTACAACGCATGAAGGCGCCCCTAGAACTGCTCCAGTTCTAGGTTCCAGATGATTCCGTACGGACCAAAAAATCAGCCAGAGATTTCTAGAGAGGACAGACGAACCTTGAAGGCGATGTAGTCGTCGCTGAGATTCGACAGCTGCATGGAGCACGAGAtctgcttcttcaactcaactGGTCAACAAAAACAACAGACCAAGATTACGGACCAATCAATCCACGCGGGTAGAAGGAGAACCAAAAAGTAGAGATCTTTTTCGCGAAGGGAGGGGGGGATAACGGGAGGTGCGGTAAGGGGACATACAGGGGAAGCGCAGCTCGATGGGATCGATgcggaggagctcgccggcgggAGCTGGTCCGGGGGAGGCCATTGACGGAGTGGGAGAGGCAAAGGGGAGATCTCGGGCGATGGGTGCGAAGACGAGAGGTGGTGGAGGGGcgagaaaaaaagaagaaacgTGGAAATAAGGAAGAGAAATACTGTTTTGGCTCTCGTTTCTCTTCCAGCTTGTCTTCGTAATTGCGTGCGGCCAAACTAGCCAAAGCACCTTTGATACTCTCTCTTACACACCAATATTACATGGAAAAAAGATGTTTCTCAGGACATGGCCAATGCATAGCCCTATGGGTGTTGCGTCACAGCTTTAtcttggttcgggtggtccaaattaggttcggataaggaggcagcctcttcatcaggaggcaacctcttcagccataaagtgaaaactgagtggaaatgtgagagagaaagagaaaaaccaaatcagcttttgagagaaagacatattaatgggaccaCAACATggatgcatatgtcaaaagttttatccaaacctagttggacaactgcctccattgctcatgccctcaaACGGCAGAAACTACAGCCGGTTTAGAGCAACTCCTAGGTCAGGGTGGGCGTTCGGTTTAAACCGAAATTTCCGTTCGGTATTTTCGATGTTTAAACAAATTGGTTTCCAGAACTGACAACCGAATTAGCATCTAAAATTCAGCAAACCGGCAATACTGTTAACCGATgcattcggttcggttttcggtataAACCGAATAGGAGAATAACCTAAGGCATGAGGCAGGTGCATCAACATTTTCAAACACAGATCTAAAATAATTGATAGCAAAATGACCCAAAATAAGAACTTTTGCAACACACTGCAACTTGCAAGGAATAGTAAAATCTGACAGCATATATTGACTATAGTTAACACACTTGACAATTGACAGTTGAGACTTGAGTGACGCATACATAGAATTAGAATATATATATGTAACTGAAAAAAGCTTGACACTTGACACGTGACAGACGCATACGCATATATATACAATCCACTGAGGCAGCTCATAGTTGACACTTTACAAGTTGACAGTAGCAACACCACCAACAATCGCAAGCAGTAGCAAATGGAATAGTAGCATGAGGCTACTAGCATCAACAGTCAGCATTCAGCAAGCATGTCCAACAAACCAGCGGCGAGAAAGCACCATGCAACCATCTTTCTTCCATTTACCAAGCACCATGAAGCATTCCTTCACTATGAAAATATCGAGAGGTGTGCAAAACATTAGGAAATGACAAACTGATAGTGTGCACCCTGAGTTGTATACAACATGAGTACATGAGCAAAAATATTAACTATGGACAGGGAACTCACCAAGTTTAAGCTGAACAGGTATTGCGAGCTTGTGATGCCTGCGACTTGGCACAAACAAGAACTTGAACCATGAATGGAGTAAGCGAGGTCCTAAAATCATCTAGAACACGTCCACCTGTGCTAAATGTCGATTCTGATGCAACCGTTGATACCGGGATTGCTAAGACATCATGAGACAATCTTGCTAATATTGAAATCTAGATGCATTTAACTTCCACCATGCTAGAATATCAAACTTGATGTTGTCCTCTTCATTCTCTTCCATAAGGTATTACATCAACTCTTAACTTCTTAGCGATCCGAgattgcatccttcttccttctcttttttGATGTTCATGACACTGAGAGTCACCTACATTAGTTGCAACACTTGGAGCATAGATAGCTTTGTACTCTTCAAACAAAGCTTTTAAACAAGCATTCACTGCCTCCCAAACTTTTGGTCCATTCACCTCACCAAACATCTCGCCAATTACTAACTTTGTGTAATTTGAGAACTTGAATCTTGGATCAAGAGCGGAAGCAACAAAGATAAGCAAGTTCATGTTCTCCTCTTCctttttcttcgccttcgcctttgCTTTCCCCTTTCCCTTTTCTTTCTCATTCTCATTCTCAACCTCCTTCACATGCCAACGTCCCCAATACTTGTCATACTTATCTTGCATTCTCTTCGCCATTGCCTTGCGCAAAGAATCATTAGTGTCAGCCCATTCTTGCAGCAACACATTCACTTCACCAATATCATGAAAGAATTAATTAGGTGTCACACGGAGTGTGGAGGAAACACTAAGAGTGAGATCATAAAACATTTTCCCAATCA contains the following coding sequences:
- the LOC124687285 gene encoding vesicle-associated protein 1-2-like, whose translation is MASPGPAPAGELLRIDPIELRFPFELKKQISCSMQLSNLSDDYIAFKVKTTSPKKYSVRPNTGVVLPRSTCDVVVTMQAQRENPPDMQCKDKFLVQSVIAPSGINVKDVTGEMFTKESGNKVEEVKLRVTYVSPPQPPSPVPEESEEGSPSRGESENGDGPAGGFTRALRERIEPQEKSLEAGALISKLTEEKNSAIQQNHKIRQELDMMRREVSKRRGGFSFVIVIIVALIGIFLGYMMKS